Within Mustela lutreola isolate mMusLut2 chromosome 10, mMusLut2.pri, whole genome shotgun sequence, the genomic segment taaaatctttttttttaaatattttatttatttatcggggggggggagcgagcacaggcagacagaatggcaggcagaggcagagggagaagcaggctccccgctgagcaaagagcccgatgtgggactctgggactcgatcccaggacactgggatcatgacctgagccgaaggcaactgctcaaccaactgagccacccaggggtcccataaaatctttttttttaaaaaaaaaaagtccaggtgAATGAATCGATAATTATTTTATGACTTCCCAGAGTatgaaataatgtaataatacTATCAATTATTTGCAACTACTACCACAGACTTCAGTTATCTGTTATATGTGGTATACATAAAGAgcataaaataatttctgaacTAATAGCTGCTTAagtatcacattaaaaaaaaagattactctgTGAAAGCTATTTAGTGAGCAGAAGACAGTATTCTTCATTTTATGGTAAAGATAAAAGAACTATGGGAAAGTGGCCAGGCTTCTGCTAGCATCTCCCAGAAAAACTCTATATATGATGTTCTGCTGAATAGGGCACGCTATCCAAGGACTCTTCTTGCGGGAACCAGTTTcagcacagaagaaagagagtgaTTCAACAGCTGACATTTTTCCCAATGTACCTCTTTGATCTGATATTTTCCCGAACAGCACTGAATGCACTAACAAGGTGAGTAAAAGGGAAGATGCTGAGTCAGCCATGACTTTTGAAAATGCCTTTCTAGGAGAGCACCACAACAACACAAATATTGATAGAGCCTCCTCTATTCTAAGTCAGGCTCTGGAAGATTCCAAGTGTCTCTATTCCCTCCTGACTATACAGAAACAtaccaagaggaaaaagaaggcaaTAACTCTAGTTTTCTTGAAAGGCTTTAGGAGGCCTGGACCACCAATATTACTCCTAATCCTGGCAAGGAAAGTTTAGTTGTTAATGTCTACTATTTCTTAGAGCTAGTAGACAAATTTTAGGTTAATTGTGAAACAAAGTTAtactttataacattttatatttataatgattTACTTTGTTTACTCTGATaatgtaaagtaaaaataatttattttgatagtgattACTTTAAAACGTAGTTTCTATGTAGCTACTTTGGCAAAAAGTAGAGATTCTGAAACGCAATCACCCATCCACAGGAACCTAAGTAACTCATGGTGACTTTCCAGTGTTCAATAAACACTGTGCTAGTTACCTAAGCAGCatgtagagtttttttgtttttgtgggttttttttggctttttctgaaaattttattaaaatatataggaaAGGGCTTTATTGTAACTAAAAGTGCCCAAGTATAATAGGTACCATGTTATAacagtaaatatttacaatatattttagggaaaaaatgacaacactcagattaaatgaaaagaaaacatcacatttttatcacttgatatttccattgattctTCATGGTCTGCAATTGTAAGAGAATCTCAAATGTTTAGATTTCTATCTATTCCAGGAGATtcgtgttgaaattttttttcgcCATTAGAAACTGTGATTCTCTATGGGACCTTTTTAGTTTTGCACGCCGATTTTGGAACCAGATCTGGATTCTGTCTTCCTCTAGATTCAATTTTCGAGCTAAGTCTTCTCTGATGTCAATGCCAGGATAGCAGTTAACTCTAAAGACATTTTCTAACACTTCAATCTGGTTTTGAGTAAAAGCAATTCTGGGTCTCCGGCCTCGATACCAACTCAGCTCTCTTTTCAACGAAAGTCTTTCTGAGGCTGAGGAGCCACAGGTGTCGGCCCAGGGCCTGTGGGGTTTCATTGAGGGAACACAGTTTTTCTTCTGGTCCAGTCCTAAAATGCTCTCAATGGAAAAGGAGCAGGGCGAGGGTTTGCTTTCCCCAAGCCGAGCACCTTCCGGAAGACTGGGAGCCATCCTCGAGTGGGTTGCCCGGAACGACAGCtctggcctctccctgcctcttggcTGGCTCTGCCCCATGTGTCGCATGCAGAGTTTTTTGAAAGAGTCCTTTATAATGATaacttttatcattaaaaataatggcaGAGTAATTAGATCAATTCTCTTGCTTACAATAATTAGACACTGTGGACAAAGATTAAAGGTACCAAAGAGTAATCAAACCAGGCAGAAACTGGGATATGagcctcaaaaaaagaaaaccaaaccataTGAAATGTACATTTACATAGTTTTTTCCCTGAAGGTAGTCCTCGGTCCATGCAGCACTGAGGAACAGAATACAAGCAGAAAATGGGAGTCTTACTGAGCTGAAGAGTCAAAATATCTGGAATTGTCAAAGCAGCTAGAATTTGGAGGAGAAATCCCCCTGGAAAAAACAGAGCCACAGAGCAGATAGCCCTAAAACATGTATATGACTCCACTAAAATCCTTAAATGATTCCTGGCTGTGCATGAACAAGGTATTTAGGAAACCAaaggaaagcaagagttggaaCTGGAAGGCTGAAGAACTGAGCATGGTTCTGGGGAGTTAGAAGTTTGAATTCAAGTCCTACTAAATTAGAAGGGTTTGGGGAACACCAGGCTTGACAAGCAACTCACACTTCCCACTGATCCCCCAAGGGGTCATACCTTGAGAGTAAGGACCACATCCCAGGACTAAGACTTAAAATACTGTCAGACTAAAGGCAAAACAGACCTGCCAGAGCAAAGCCTAAAATCAAGCCTTCAAAGGATCAAGGTGATCTTCCAGTGATGCGACGGTCTGTTAGAACAAAACTCACCATTCTTTAGCAGAAGGTAAACACTAAAATGCATCACTCACAATGTCTAGTAAATAACAAAAACTACCATAAATGAGAAGTAAAGGGAAACTATACCCAGAGTCAATAGAAAGAGCTGTTAATACAAACATACCCAAAGACAACCCAGAGGTTAAGAACTGACAGATAGGACTTCACATAACTATAAGTATGtccttaaaaatgcatatattgtaAACTTTACAAATCAAAAACTTACCCTCCCCCAACATTCTAGTGAACTTGAGTTACCCATGATTTTCAATCAAATCGGGATTTGGAATGGTTTATCTTTGAAAGCCTGAGACAAACAACTTGATAGTGATTAATGACAGCCAaacttaattatatatttacacCTCCCATTAGGACAAGGGAGAGAATAAAATGTCTTATCTCTCTGTAGTGAGAGGGCTTTATTAAGATCCGACAACAACTATTTAGGAGCAATAATTGAGTTTTATGCAAGATTATACAGGTTCTCCTTGTCTGGCATCCCAATCTAATCACAGACTGATAGAATACTTAGGCGCCTAACAGTTAGAAAAAACAGCTGAGCTGTATACAATACTAACCTTTTAAAGTACTTATCCTCATCTGTCAATGTGATCTTATCAAGGATTTCTATAATTTCTATAAACAACTATTATATTTTAGCTGAATCAGTAGCATTATGCTCTTTAAACAGATAGTCAGATACCTTCTACCCTAAAACATTTTCCATTAATTCCCGCCCTCCCACCCCTGTAAAAAAGAATTTGGCTTCAActttcttttcctaatccacTAAGCAATCTCATGAACAAAAAGATAATCATATGCCCTGCATGTCTAATGTAATTTTTATAGAACTTATGTTCTAATATCCATTTaccattaaaataatataaaaatatataaaaataagcgGGATTACCTTCTTTCcctaaggaaaaaagcaaaattggTGAAGATACACTGAAAGTCCTGCTAAGTAGATgttatttttgcttaaaattttgCTCAATATCTTATGGCATTGTCAGGATGACTGAGTTGGCCTCCTTGATACTGTTCATGCTTTTCCTATATCTACTTTATGTTGACACTAATGTTGCTTTTACCAATGTAGAGAAATATTCTCTTTTTACAAGTTTTGTTGCTCATATTGGTCTCCCAAAAGGACAGtctggccctttttttttttttccttactcttcCTTCTCAGGGGCTTGTTTCCCTCACACAGGGCTGGAGGACATCTGAGGGACTCACCCAGAACTATATCCATAAGCAACCTATTCCATCAACAATAACAAGCATCCACAGACAGATTTTGGGCAGCTCCATTTTTGTTAGCCATAAAGTGTGTTCCCTGTTCCCTAGCAGTGCTTCTTCCAGAGACCAGAGgtaactctgtctctctcactttgGAGAATTtgagactaatggcccacaaaaCTCCTTTTGCCCAAAAGGGACCCTTAGTGTCCTCTCCTGGTAAAATGCTCAGAGACTAGTCTCTCTTCCTACAGCAGACCACAAATACATAGGCCAACACTTAGAACCTATTTGAAATTCCCCTAATAAGTCACCACATTGAATTATGTTCAGATAGAACTAAAGTACCTCTCCATATAGTACCACCATACTAAAGGCTGTGTGAAGCAAATAAAATTCTCAGAGGAGAGGACAGTATCTTCTTATTTAAGACACAGATTAAAAGAACATGTGAATGATGAACTCTATTGAGGACCTTTTGCTTCAAGAAAATACTGTTAAGCTCTAGCTACATATCAGGCACTATTTTAGGCACTaactatacaaaaatatataggaCAAGGACCTCGAAATCCAATAGGAGAAACAAATACATCCACAAATGATCATAATTTAATGGGTTAACTACCACAAGAGGCCTGGATAGCAGAATAAAACAAGTAACTATGACACTGGGTGCCAAAAAGGGACTGAAGATTTTGGTAGCAAGTTCTAaggcattaaaataaaagttcctcCCCTTTATTATCTCCAACTGTATTACCATTCTGAAAGAAGACTACATCCCATTTTTGTTTTCCAGCTAGAAAAACTACGTGAGCAGCTCAttatcagttaaaaaataaaaaaaatttttcattcccAGTATTACCTTTATTCCAATGCAAGCAACGTACGGTTAAACTTTACCATcatctggagtgcctgggtggctcaaggtcctgggatccagtcccacattgccTCCCCCGTGTCCCCGTGCCAagctccctgctcctgcttctccctttgcctctgcctgctgctccctttgctcatgctctctcattctctctcagataaataaacaaaatcttaaattaaaaaaacaactttactGTCATCATAGTTTAAAATATTGTCACTCTGCTCAAGAGCATAGTGATTTTATAAAAATCCTCACCGATGGCATTAAGGAGCTTAGAtcctgagatgcctgggtggctcagtcagttaagcatctgccttcaggtcagggtCCTGATCTGAGACCTTGGgtctctgatctcagggtcccgctcagtggggaatctgtttctccatctgcctgctgctccccctgctagtgcgcactcacatactctctctccccacccccgctctcacaaataaataaatagttttttttgtttgtttttttaaaagggaacttAGATCCTGGTGTCAGAATGGACTTGACTGGAACCAATGtcatattatatttatgttattcAATTAAATAcccagaaaagaaatcaaaacatgtTGGATAAACTCATTTAAAATGCTTATCAAGCAAGTATTGCTACTGAAGCAGAGGATAAGTGTACCCCATGCAAGTGTTAAAGAAAAGTTACATTATCAATCTTATTTCCCATGATCTAAATACAATGAATACATGTTCCTGTCAAAAATTTTCAATTGAAGgatggctgagtggctcagtcggttaaatgtctgaatttctctcaggtcctgatcctagcatcctgggatccagtcctgcattgggctccctgctcaacagggagcctgcttctccctctacttctctgCTTGTGCACTGGCACTCTCcatctgacaaataaagaaatgaaatctctaaaaaaataaaatttcaactgAGCCAGagccagaagaaaacaaatacagtctGTAGGACACAAAGAGGAGCTATTTATGAGATAATCTCACAGGCCtcctcaaagaaacaaaaaatatagctAAACTAGgtgtgggagaaaaaagaaaaactgctctTGAGAACCAGCCTCTACTGCCTGGTCCTGTTCCATACCCTATTTCTTGTAAGCCCATAAAATGACCTTCACCACAGTACCTGCTCCCCATCTCATCCCTCCTGGTGCATATACATCTTTCTCACGGTCTCTTTTTAGGAGCTGGACTTTTTTACACCAGAAAAATAGTTTCATTTGTAATACTCGCTTACACCAGGCAGAATTAAAGTTAGTAGCTATTGTGGTTTGACTTAAAAACAAGATCATAACTAACATGTTGAGGAGTGATCCTAAGAATGTATTCAATATACATTAGCTAGCCACTCACTGAAAAGtctttttcataatgaaaaagaTAGTGATAAGACAGGAAGAAGTTCTTGTTCATCAATTATCTGACGCCTACATCGTTCCATCCTCATCCTCCACAAAGACTAcatcagaaaaggaagagaaccAGTAACATTTCACAGAAGtattgaaaatagaattagtaGAACCAAATCTTGCCCAGGGTTAtactgaggaaaaataaaatatataaaaaggaaagaaaaaaaaagagagagagaaaaacttacTTGCAATATCCTGTGCCATTGTGGTAGGTAACACACACTCCCTCATTTACACAGGGCTCATAGCCATCCCGACACTgcaatgctaaaaataaaaaacaaatccacATTAGAAATAAGTCACTAATCATAACCCTCAGACAGCAAAGAAATGTTACCCAATCCAGGTCAATATTCGTTCCCAGATCCAACCTGATCTGGGTTTCCCTTTAGAGCTTTcatcaggttttttgtttgtttattttgttttgtatttgtcctTTGGCTCCTGAGGCCATAGAAGCATGGAAGTTCATCCTAGGAGTCTCTGCCTACAATAACTACTTTACAGTACTGAATGATGCTCTTAATTCTCTGTGCCTCTATCTTCCCAGCTGTTGCATCCCTATCTCCCAATGATACTAAAGAAAAGTAAAGCTCTTAACATCCACGACATGCACAAGCGTCTTGAAATTTGAATACTTCAGATAAGCAATGTAAGGATTCATCAATGAATATTTAGGAAGCCTTGGGTAAATACTATGTCACCACGATACTAAAGAATTACATAAGCCTTCAAGTGAGGTTTCAGAACAGGCCACTTTAATACCTATTCAGAAACATCAACAACATTCATTGAACAAACTGTAATTGAGAGCCTAGCATATACTAGGCACAACATTAGTAtccagaggaaaagaggaaatggaaTACATAAGAAATGAATACAATATAATCTCTAGCCTTAAGGGATTCACACAAAGATGGGGGAGTAGACCACAAATACTTATTGTAGATAGGGGGGTcaaagtaaagaaaatagaaagttaaatatatacagaCAAAACAATAACTCTCAAATTCTTAAACTCCAGTCCTCTTACAAGGTACCTCACTACCACAATCCCTCCCAAAAACAGGCTACTCAGAAATAAATAGCAACAGTAGAAATTTTCATTGATTTCGGCCACAAGAGGAGAAGGGCTCCTAAAGTCTACCACTCACTTGCTAGGTAACTTGATTATTTAGCTTTTAGAGTTAGAATTTTCATCATCAAAATCCTTATCAAGAATCCTAATAacatttgggcgcctgggtggctcagtggattaagccgctgccttcggctcaggtcatgatctcagggtcctgggatcgagtcccgcatcgggctctctgctcagcagggagcttgcttccctctctctctctctctggctgcctctctgtctacttgtgatttctctctgtcaaaataaataaatcttaaaaaaaaaaaaaaaaaaagaatcctaataACATTTGATGTGGTGGGGGAGGTgcgaggttggggtaccaggtggtaggtattatagaggtcacggattgcatggagcactgggtgtggcgaaaaaataatgaatactgtttttctgaaaataaataaattaatttaattttaaaaaaaagaatcctaataTCAGTATGAAAGGCAAGACAGAAAGAAACCTAgtgaaacaacaaaaaccaacattAAAGTCAATTAACTTTTTCTGTAAGATCTTCAGATGTCCATCTGCTAGACAGTTTGTATACAAATACCTGAAAGCAAAACTGAGAGGTTTCTACCTTTGAGTTTTATCTAGCCATACCACTCTATGAATAAACTGCTCAATATCACAGGCTCTAGGCCTGACATTCTAGGGTATCAAAATCAGCTTCTTTTCACAGGGGAGCCCAGGCACAAACTGGATACTAGAACAACTCCTCCATTAACATTTACTGCAtaagatgggtgcctgggtggctcagtcagttaagcatctgccttcagctcaggtaatgatcccagggacctgggatcaagtcccacatcgggctccctgctcagtggaaagtctgcttcttcctctccttctgctcctccccctgcttatgctccctttCATGAACATgtgcgtgtgctctctcactctcaaataaataaataaaatcttttaaaaaataaagggatttcctttaaaaaaaaaaaattactgcataAGAACCCTCTATTTGCCCAGTACTGTTACCAAGTATAGAAGCATTTGAGAACATGTTTATAGAAATCTCatctcttaaaataatatttttaaaatagtaataaccACAGCAGCTAAGACATTGCACTTACTCAATCCCAGATACTATTTTATGCACTCCACATAGACTGACTAAGTCAATGTTCCCTACAACACTGTGAAGCagttaatttcattaaatgtgttcCACAAAAAGGCGAAGTGAACTGCTACTGCCAaaagagccagaatttgaaactTAGCAAGTCTGGAACCTAGGAAGTCTGTGGTCCTAACTACAGTGATACACTGCTTCCTACTATCTGACATTTTTCTTCTCAGATGGACAGGATAGGTATTGTTACACCCATTTACTAGAAAGTGAGGGCCAATGAGGTTAGGTAACCTCCTCACACCACTAGCTGTGACATGCTAGGCCTGAGACCCAGGTCTCATCCCAAGTTCAGCCCCATCTCTGACAGCTGCTGGGATCACACAGTCACTAAGCTTCAATCTGAACAGGCAGATTCAGGAAGAGGGTCATCTTGTTGTCCATATCCCACTTCCCTGTAGGGCTCAAATGCTCCCTCTTCCCACACTGATAAGGCCAATGCAACAACTATAATTAAAACAGTTAATGTCAGGTTATTTCCTCCATACCAAAGTTCTCAAACtgcttttttcattctctttagaCACTTTTATTAGTTTCAATGAGAACTTCCTGacttttttctatttgctttttctctttacataaaaaagaaaacctgtcaGTAGGAAAGGAATGTCCTGCAAGCACAGAGCAAGCTAAGCTGAAGCTTTGTCCTCCCCCTGCAGGAATCCTGGCTGAGTAGAATCCAGAAACCTGAAATCCTGTCTCTACCACTAACTAGCTGTACTACTGCAAGTAAAGCACAACTTCATGGGGGCTCAATTTCCCTACCAGTAAACTAAACTTGGGTGAACTAAATGCTTGTGAAGGTCTTCTGTGATCCAACAGTGACACCTCCCTCATTAAAAGTATGTGAATGGCATGCCTGGTACCTGGAGAAATCTATGCAGAAGGACATTAAGGGCCTAGCCACCCATGACTCAGAAAGCCATGGGTGCAAAAAAATTACAGCCTGTTCCTATTAAGTATCCTGGCAAATCATTACAGTGACAGgttcagagaaatacaaacaacccAAAGTCAATATGTGGCAATCCATCAAGCAAGTAACTTTACAGCCTAGCCTTAGTGAACCAATCAAATTCAGTGACCAAAAAGGAGGTGGGCTTACAGGGCTAATAATTAAGTAGGATCACACTACCTTGACCCTTTAACATTTACTAAGCCATGGTGCTCAAAATATGTATCAGAATCAACTAGAGGGCTTGCCAGACACCACCCCCACAGTTTCTGATTGAGGAGGTCTAGAAGGGGCCTAGGCATTTGCAttcctaacaagttcccaggtgatgctaatgcCAGAAGTCTGAGGAACCATACTTTGAGAACAACTAAGGCATGAGTGTCCAAGTTATGGAATCCCCTAAGACTATAGAATCCACTGGAGGTTTAGGGTAATCTAGACAGTAATTTATTCCctgaattcaaaagaaaaataaagtaaaatctgaGACTCATGACTTTGCTCAGGGGTATTTCTAAATGAATACCGTAATTATCTGCCattcaaagagaaattaaaactttgATAACTCAAAAAGTTGCAGTGAAACCGGAAAAGAATCTCATTTCTAAATTCAATGTGCTCTTTTTCCAATGTAAAACACTTAAATTTAACAGTGAAATTGAAAGCACCCCTTTATATttgtaaagtaaaaaacaaaatgctcaaTCATATCCCATTTAGagaacagatgcttaactgatattTTAGTAGACTCAGAGAAATGAGTCACTCACCAAAAAAGTGACTTTTACCCAAAATTTCACCTTAAGCCATAGTGATCACTCAATAAATACCGTTAACTAGAATCAATTTcatatactgtgtgtgtgtgtgtgtgtgtgtgtgtgtctgtgtgcatgctTCCACCCTCCCCAAAAAAGGGGCAAAAACAAAGCGAAGCAGGAGATTTCAATTTTATCACTCCATCAACTTGGCAACGTGACACAAAATTTAGAGAACAATTTCTAATTTTCCCACATTTTCTGTCCAGTATTTTGAGGGCTAACCTTCTAATATTCAGAACATACTTATAAAGCATCTACTCCATGAGGTGTATGTAGGCCCTAATGTCAGGGATTCCATAGTTATCAGAATAAAGTCTCCGTCCCCATGAACCTTCTAttagagaaagatagagagaatacatgaataaataacatccttTTAGAGAAGGGTAAGTGATAGATTCTGTTGGAAACAGAACCCAGATATGGGAGACAGAGTAATCACAAAGGCCAGAGGTACAGGGACCACCTTTAGATAGGACAACTAGGAAAGGCCTCTCTCAGAAGGTATCTTAGAGCTAAGATTTAAATGAACAAGAATCATGAAGATGTGAGAAAGAGCAATCCCAAACTGAAGAAAGAGCAAGTATCAAGGCCTTGAGATGGGAATGAGACTGGTATTCTAAGTTCATGTAGTTGGGGACTATTAAGCAAGGAGGGGGagtaaaaggaggaaggaaggagttagACCCTGGCTTCTGGTCTAAGTGTGAGGATAAATACTGCTCAGCTTTAAGCAAGGAAAATGACACAATTATATTTGTGCTTGGAAACAGTCACAAttgtaggggcccctgggtggtgcagtcagttcagcatctgactcttgggctcagctcaggtctgatcacagggtcttgagatcaagctccacatcaggttccacactcagcatagaatctgcttgagattctttctccctctccctctgctcttccctgctgcgcttgctctctttctcactgaaataaataaatctttgaaagcaaaaaaaaataaagatagaaaacaGTCACAACTGTAAAATGTTCCAGTAAGTGAaggcttttattctttttatataagcTTATTCAATTTATCCCTTTTTAGCTTAAGTTGAAGACATCTATTTTCTCAGCTCCCCAAAAGTGGTAAGGCTTTTATTCTAATCTCATCCAACCTCCGAGAAGCCCCACTTACAAAGTGTTGGTACAGCACTCTCTAATCTGCATTGGCTTTCAGTTCTTAATTCTCAGAACTTATTCTCAGTTTGGCTTCAGAAGAACCAGCTGAGAGGTCTATGCAGTACCTTCACACAATGGCACGGATGGTACTTCTTCCAGGAACAAGTCATTTCTTCTTCCAGTCTAAACCTTCAGGTTCGCCCTCAAGAACACAGTCCACCTTACCCTCCTGGGACCCTCGCACCATAATAAATGTAGTCTCTTGTTAGAATGGATCACCACTGCACTCAAGTCCATGTCTATCCACATCTCATCTTCCTCAGCTGCCACTTTCCCTCCACCATCAAGGACACTCTATTCATTCCAACGAGGCCCAGCCCACCTTCTACCTCACCCTCAGGGCCCCTGACTCTTAAAACATTCATAACTCACTCACAGTTTAGCACTTAATTCTATGttgtcttctttctctatttttccatGTTTAAGTTCCTAGATGatagaaaaatacttattttctgtatatttgaggAAATATCGTTTCAAGCACAGATGCTAAAATCAGGATCTGagtttggaaggcagctatgctaaCCTCTATACCACCAACGCCAGAATCTGAGTTTGGATTCTAGCTCCGTCATTTactatctatatctgtatcctCTTTCTGTTTTAGTCTCTTCACCTGTAAAATCATCTCTTAGAGCCCTGGTAAGAACTAACTGAATCAATACATTTAAACAACCTCGAATGCCTGATTCATAGTAAGAGCTCAAAAAAGCCTAGCTCACACAGTAGGTACTTAAATTCTTGGTAAGTGAAAGCATGATAAATGATGCCTCTAGGGAAACTT encodes:
- the LOC131810238 gene encoding homeobox expressed in ES cells 1-like, which produces MIKVIIIKDSFKKLCMRHMGQSQPRGRERPELSFRATHSRMAPSLPEGARLGESKPSPCSFSIESILGLDQKKNCVPSMKPHRPWADTCGSSASERLSLKRELSWYRGRRPRIAFTQNQIEVLENVFRVNCYPGIDIREDLARKLNLEEDRIQIWFQNRRAKLKRSHRESQFLMAKKNFNTNLLE